Proteins co-encoded in one Gehongia tenuis genomic window:
- a CDS encoding helix-turn-helix domain-containing protein, whose product MGCRRVITDQNLLETIEYENNVLPISFYEDHFDEYLNGELGHHWHDEFEFGLVLKGGLEYTLQETRILRAGDGVFVNSKALHRARQTEAGTIFFAFVFPPNLFALKPVEAVYQRGILPILHSAAPGLFLFKDRNRDQDLLCCLRAFRDLSFGNPDYELSVMELIFRTMRQVLFRISAIAEAPVNRMERLQVQRARMMLAYIHTHYGEGITVDRIAEAASIGRSECFRCFQGIIGKTPTEYLCEYRLSQAAHLLTSTERELSDICFSCGFNSASYFGKLFKEKCGLSPGQYRKNAKALQSH is encoded by the coding sequence ATGGGCTGTCGAAGGGTGATTACCGATCAAAACCTGCTGGAAACCATTGAATATGAGAACAACGTGCTGCCCATTTCTTTCTATGAGGACCATTTTGACGAATATCTGAACGGCGAACTTGGCCACCACTGGCATGATGAATTTGAGTTTGGCCTGGTTTTGAAGGGCGGGCTGGAATACACGCTCCAGGAGACCCGCATTCTGCGGGCGGGAGACGGGGTGTTCGTCAACTCAAAGGCGCTCCATCGGGCGAGGCAGACGGAAGCTGGCACCATCTTTTTTGCCTTCGTGTTTCCCCCGAACCTTTTTGCGCTAAAGCCGGTGGAGGCGGTGTATCAAAGAGGCATCCTGCCCATTCTGCACTCCGCCGCGCCCGGACTTTTTCTGTTTAAGGACAGGAATAGGGACCAGGATCTGCTTTGCTGCCTCAGGGCCTTTCGCGATCTCTCCTTTGGGAACCCGGACTATGAGCTTTCCGTCATGGAGCTCATCTTTCGGACGATGAGGCAGGTGCTATTTCGCATTTCAGCCATCGCTGAGGCACCCGTCAACAGGATGGAACGCCTGCAGGTGCAAAGAGCGCGAATGATGCTTGCTTACATTCACACCCATTACGGCGAAGGGATCACCGTTGACCGCATTGCCGAGGCCGCGAGCATCGGCCGGAGCGAATGCTTCCGCTGTTTTCAAGGGATTATCGGCAAAACACCCACGGAGTATCTTTGTGAGTACAGGCTTTCCCAGGCCGCCCATCTGCTGACCAGCACGGAGCGCGAGCTTTCCGACATCTGTTTTTCCTGCGGCTTCAACAGCGCCAGCTACTTTGGCAAGCTGTTCAAAGAAAAATGCGGCCTGTCTCCCGGACAGTACCGCAAAAACGCCAAAGCTTTGCAAAGCCATTAA